Within the Arthrobacter sp. V1I7 genome, the region ACTTTGACGATATCTACAGACCGGCGCTGGATGCAGGACTCGTGTGGGACAAGCTGGCTGCACTGATTCAGGCGGCAGGGATGCCCGTGGCGGTCAAGGGCATTCTGCACCCCGAGGATGCCCTCTTGGCGGCCGACAGCGGTGCCTCGGCGGTCATTGTCTCCAACCACGGTGGCCGGAACCTGGACACAACGGTCCCGACGGCCCTTGCCCTGCCTGCTGTCGCGGCCGCCCTTGGATCGGCCGTGCCGCTGCTGGTGGACGGTGGAATCAGGCGTGGAACCGACGTCGTGAAGGCGATTGCTTTGGGTGCCAGCGGGGTGCTGCTGGGACGGCCCGCCCTTTGGGGGCTTGCTGTAGACGGCCAGCGCGGTGTCGAAGCGGTGGTACGACGCCTGCACTATGAACTGCGGATGGCCATGGCAGCCTGCGGGGCACGGTCCATCCAGGAGGTACGCGAGTTGGACCTGATCCGATGAGCTACGCCGGTATCCGCCGTCGCCCTCTGCCGGTCCGCAATGAACCGGAGCTGAACATGTCAGGCTTTGGAGGACATGTAATTACTGTCATCTCCATGCCTCCGAATGATGTCGCGGAGAGTTGACAGCGTGGGATCGTCTTCGCCCTTCCTCCACGCCATGGCAATAGTGGATCGCGCCGGACGGCCCTTGAACTCCGCGAAGGCAACTCCGGGCCGCGGAATAAGCGACACCGGCCCGGATACGACGCCGGTCCCCTCCCCCGCCGCCACTAGCGCCAGCAGCATCGGAGTGCTTGTCGTCAGATGCTTGATCCGGGGCCGGAAACCGGCCGCTGTACAGGCACTGATAAAAGCGGTGGAAATTCCGCGGCCGATTTTCTGGTCATACAAAACGAATTCCTCATCCTGCAGATCGATGAGGTCAACCTGCGCCTGCGCCAACGGATGCTTCACCGGCAAGGCCGCCACAAGGTAGTCATGGTAGGCAAATTCAAAGTCGACGGCGTCGTCCTCCACGGGTGCCCGGAGGATCCCCAGATCCAGCGAGAGGTCCTTCAAGCCCGCCAATTGCTGTGGGGTATGAAGATCGTGCAGCTCCAGGGATACCCCTGGCACTTCTGTCCTGAAGTCCGCAAGCACTTTGGGCAGGATCCCGTAAGCAGCCGTTTCCACACAGCCCACCATCAGGGTTGGCTCCTCACCTTCAGCAGCGCTGCGACCCGTTTCCACTATCCGCTCCCACCGGGCGACCAGGTAGCGCGCCTCATCAACAACAGCCTCGCCAGCGCGGGTCAGACGTACGTGCCGGGACGTTCTCTCCAGAAGAGGGACCCCCACGGACTTCTCCAGCGCCTGGATGGACCGGCTGAGCG harbors:
- a CDS encoding LysR family transcriptional regulator; this translates as MAQLQAFIAVAETLHFGRAAAMLHTTQPPLSRSIQALEKSVGVPLLERTSRHVRLTRAGEAVVDEARYLVARWERIVETGRSAAEGEEPTLMVGCVETAAYGILPKVLADFRTEVPGVSLELHDLHTPQQLAGLKDLSLDLGILRAPVEDDAVDFEFAYHDYLVAALPVKHPLAQAQVDLIDLQDEEFVLYDQKIGRGISTAFISACTAAGFRPRIKHLTTSTPMLLALVAAGEGTGVVSGPVSLIPRPGVAFAEFKGRPARSTIAMAWRKGEDDPTLSTLRDIIRRHGDDSNYMSSKA